In Oreochromis aureus strain Israel breed Guangdong linkage group 15, ZZ_aureus, whole genome shotgun sequence, a single genomic region encodes these proteins:
- the LOC120433246 gene encoding mitoregulin-like: MADVSERTLQVAVVVSFAAGFLAGWQANRMRRRFLDWRKKRLQDKLSETQKKLDLA; encoded by the coding sequence ATGGCAGACGTCTCGGAGAGGACACTACAGGTCGCCGTTGTGGTTTCTTTCGCTGCCGGCTTCTTGGCGGGGTGGCAGGCTAACAGAATGAGGAGAAGGTTTCTGGACTGGAGGAAAAAACGACTCCAGGACAAGCTATCAGAAACACAGAAGAAACTGGATTTGGCTTGA
- the scml4 gene encoding sex comb on midleg-like protein 4 isoform X3 produces the protein MFKGLMSSLSAGSEMQASALDPQFIPGPQGKVPGRKRGRPPIRKLEFQSHYVETLSPLKIPKKRGRKPGFKLKPRMVMSPLANSPPSSTPEPEMGSIPQDAAIVPHSATPQVLTAETPLADDFLCDPPVDSRRYAIDPSDSAFSVTTSQYQTKQSYGYRGSSCSATAGMCRQASSPGSHQEGNRNAYSPMSDAGECKRPVGKDPSSWGVEDVVWFIKDADPQALGPHAEAFRKHEIDGDALLLLKSEMMMKYLGLKLGPALKLCYHIDRLKQSRS, from the exons ATGTTCAAAG GTCTGATGAGTTCCTTGTCCGCCGGCTCGGAGATGCAGGCTTCCGCTCTCGACCCCCAGTTCATACCGGGGCCCCAAGGTAAGGTGCCTGGCAGGAAGCGAGGACGCCCTCCTATCCGAAAGCTGGAGTTCCAGAGCCACTATGTTGAAACTCTGTCGCCCCTTAAGATCCCGAAGAAAAGAGGCAGGAAGCCTGGTTTTAAG CTGAAGCCCAGGATGGTGATGTCCCCTCTAGCCAATTCTCCTCCCAGCAGCACACCAGAGCCAGAGATGGGCTCCATCCCACAGGACGCTGCCATCGTCCCCCATTCTGCCACACCACAGGTCCTGACAG CGGAGACGCCATTGGCTGATGATTTTTTATGTGACCCACCGGTGGACTCGAGGCGCTATGCTATAGATCCCAGTGACTCTGCATTCAGCGTCACGACATCACAGTATCAGACGAAGCAGTCCTACGGTTACCGTGGCAGCAGTTGCTCTGCTACAGCAGGCATGTGCAGACAAGCGTCAAGCCCAGGAAGTCACCAGGAGGGAAACAGAAATG CCTACAGCCCGATGTCAGATGCCGGAGAGTGCAAGCGTCCTGTTGGTAAGGACCCTTCCAGCTGGGGTGTAGAGGATGTGGTTTGGTTCATTAAAGATGCTGATCCCCAAGCTCTGGGACCCCATGCGGAAGCATTCAGGAAGCAT GAAATAGATGGGGACGCCCTACTCCTTCTGAAAAGCGAGATGATGATGAAGTACCTGGGATTGAAGCTGGGACCAGCCCTCAAACTCTGCTACCACATCGACAGGCTCAAGCAGAGCCGGTCGTGA